Below is a window of Geothermobacter ehrlichii DNA.
AGCGCCTTCTACCTCGACGTCCTCAAGGACCGCCTCTACACCGCGCCGGCGGCCTCGACGGCGCGGCGCAGCGCACAGACGGCCATCTACCGTATCCTCGACGCTCTCACCCGGCTGATCGCGCCGGTACTCTCCTTCACCGCCGAAGAGATCTGGCGGCACATGCCGGGCCAGCGGGAAGAGAGCGTGCACCTGGCCCTCTTTCCCGACGAGATTTCCGCCCTGCGCAACCCCGAACTCGAGGAGCGGTACGAGCGTCTGCTGCAACTGCGCTCCGCCGTCTCCAAAGCCCTGGAGGTGGCCCGCAACGCCAAACTGATCGGACACTCGCTCGACGCCCGGGTACGGATCGAGGCGCCGGAAGGGCCGTGGCGCGAGCTGGTGGAGCGGTATCTCGACCAGCTCCCGACCCTGTGCATCGTCTCCCAGGTCGAGATGGCGGAAGGGCTGGAGGACGCCGAAGCCGCCGGCGACATCCCCGGGCTGAAGGTCCGGGTGGACAGGGCGCAGGGCGAGAAGTGCCAGCGCTGCTGGAACTACAGCCCGAGCACCGGGCAGGATGAGAGCCACCCGGGCATCTGCCAACGTTGCACCGAGGCCCTGGCCGGCTGATGCCCCCCCTGCGCTACCGCATCCTGGCCGTCATCGGCGCGCTCGTGGTCGGGCTCGACCAGTGGAGCAAACAGGTCATCGTCGGCAGTTTCGACCTCTACCAGTCACTGACGGTGGTGGAAAACTTCTTCCACATCACCTATGTCCGCAACCGGGGAGCCGCCTTCGGCATGCTGGCCGACAGCCCGCTCAGGGTGCCATTTTTCATCGGCGTCACCCTGGTCGCCTGCGGCATCATCGTCGGCTACCTGCACCGGCTGGCGGACGACCGGAAACTGGCGGCGACGGCCCTGGCCCTCATCTTCGGCGGCGCCATCGGCAACCTGATCGACCGTGTCAGCCTCGGCGAGGTGATCGATTTCATCGACGTACACTGGTACCAGCACCACTGGCCGGCCTTCAATATCGCCGACTCGGCCATCTGCGTCGGGGTCGGCCTGCTGCTGCTCGACATGTGGCGGCACGACCGGAAGGGCGCCCGAGAGACCAAGGAGGAAGGATCATGAAACGCCTGTTCGCCCTGCTGCTTCTGCTCGCCCTGATGACCCTGACCGGCTGTCAGTGCCTGTCCGGATTCGGTCGCGATCTGCAGGACTTCGGCAAGTGGATCGAACGACAGAGTTCCGGCAGCGAGCAGTAACATCGGCATTGACAAAGGTCGAGGAAAGGGTTATAAAGCCACCTGCCGCGCCGACAGGATGCGGCACTGAGGAAGACGTCGGGGCGTAGCGCAGTCTGGTAGCGCACCTGCTTCGGGAGTAGGGGGTCGGAGGTTCAAATCCTCTCGCCCCGACCATTCTTCCACGCAAAGACAAAGGGTCGGCGACACATCGCCGACCCTTTTTTGTCTGCCCTGCGAAAATCTACGGCCGCCCGCAGTCAACAGCCCCCCCTTTCGCCAACCAACGACACGCACCCGACGTTTGACGGCCCTAACCGATTGCGCTAAGGTAACGCCCTGAATTGTCTTGCATTAAGGAGGGGCCATGCCGTCACTCGACAATACCCAGCCACGCCGTCTGCACCGATGACCGGTCTGACGGCTTTTCTGTTCCCGGAAAGACGACCATGAATCTGCAGAACCAGGCCAACTTCATCTGGTCGGTCGCCGACCTGCTGCGCGGCGACTTCAAGCGCTCCGACTTCGGGCGCATCATCCTGCCGTTCACCCTGCTGCGACGCCTGGAATGTGTGCTCGAGCCGACCCGCGAAGCGGTGCTGAAACGCTACGACGAACTGAAGGAGAGCGGTCTCGACCTCGATGCCATCCTGCCGAAAGTCGCAGGGCAAAGATTCTATAATGTCTCCCGCTACACCCTGGCCAATGTCGGCGAAACCGAAACCCGGGCCAATCTCGAAGACTACATCGCCAGGTTCAGCAGCAACGCCCGCGCCTGTTTCGACTATTTCAATTTCACCACCTGGCTCGACCGACTGGCCGAAGCCAACCTGCTCTACCTGGTGGTGCAGCGCTTCGCCGGTATCGACCTGCACCCCGACGTGGTGTCGAACCACGAAATGGGGCTGATTTTCGAGGAACTGATCCGGCGTTTCGCCGAAAGCGCAAACGATACCGCCGGAGAATACTTCACCCCGCGCGATGTCGTGCGCCTGGCGACCACCCTGGTCTTCGCCCCCGACCACGAGGTTCTGACCGGTGAAGGCGTCATCCGCACCATCTACGACCCCTGCTGCGGCACCGGCGGCTTTCTCGCCTCCGGCATCGAGCAGGTACACGAATGGAACGACAAGGCGCGCATCGTCCCCTACGGCCAGGAACTCAACCCCGAGTCCTACGCCATCGCCATGGCCGACATGCTGGTCAAGGGCTACGACCCGAAAAACATCAAGTTCGGCAACACCCTCAGCGACGACCAGCTGCCGCTGGAGCGCTTCAACTACTGCCTCGCCAATCCTCCCTTCGGCGTCGACTGGAAGAAGGTACAGAAAGCGGTCACCGACGAGCACCAGATCAAGGGCTTTGATGGCCGCTTCGGCCCTGGTCTGCCGCGGGTTTCCGACGGCTCGCTGCTCTTTCTGATGCATCTGATCTCCAAGCGCCGCTTTGAGGACGGCGGCACCCGCATCGGCATCGTCCTCAACGGCTCGCCGCTGTTCACCGGCGGCGCCGGCTCCGGCGAATCGGAAATCCGCCGCTGGATACTCGAAAACGACTGGCTGGAGGCGATCGTCGCCCTGCCGACCGACCTGTTCTACAACACCGGCATCGCCACCTACATCTGGATTCTCTCCAACCACAAGGACCCCCGCCGCAAGGGCAAGGTGCAGCTCATCAACGCCACCGAACTCTGGACGCCGATGCGCAAGAGTCTCGGCAGCAAGCGGCGCTACATCAGCGACGAGCAGATCGCAATCATCGCCCGGCAGTTTGCAGATTTCGAAGAGAGCGAGACCAGCAAGATTTTCAACACCACCGACTTCGGCTACCGGCGCATCACCGTCGAGCGCCCCCTGCAGCTTGCCTTCCATCCGCGCGACGAGCTGCGGCTCGAGGCCCTACAGGCTGACAAGGTCTGGGGGAAGCTGGACGAAGAGCGCCAGCAGGCACTGCTGAATGCGCTGGAACAACTCGAAGAGAAATACCTCTCACGCGACCAGTTCTTCAAGGCGGTAACGGCCGCCCTGGGCGGCAAACTTGCCGCGCCGGAGAAGAAGCTGCTACAGAAACACCTCGGCGAACACGACCCCGAAGCCGAATATTGCAAGGCCAAGGGAGCCTTCGAGCCGAATCCCGATCTGCGCGACTACGAGAATGTGCCGCTGTCGGAATCGGTGGCAGACTACTTTGCCCGTGAAGTCGTCCCCCACGTGCCGGACGCCTGGATCGACGAAAGCAAGCGCGACCCGAAGGACGGCGCGGTCGGCATCGTCGGTTACGAGATCAACTTCAACCGCTATTTCTACAAGTACGTGCCGCCGCGTCCGCTGGAGGAGATCGACGCCGAGCTGCGGCAGGTGGAGCGGGAGATTCAGGATCTGCTGCGGGAGGTAACGGAGTGAGCTTTTCCAACTGTGCAACCACTTGTTTTGATGGCGCAACCACCCAAATTGGTGTACGACCTGTAAAAAAGTTTGCAAATCCACAGCTTTTTGTGTATAAGTTATCCAACACACCTGCCATGCCTCTGGCCGCTTGCGGCTATGCACACTTTGGCGGGTTTTTTATTGCCCGGAGTTTGCGGGCATGAATCAGTTCAACAAAGCCCCTCTTACCATTGACGAGCAGCTTGAGCTCTGGCAGTCACGCGGGCTGAATGTCCCTGACCCGGAACGCGCTCGACGCTATCTCTCCGTCATCAGCTACTACCGCCTGAGTGCCTACAGCCGACCGTTTCAAAGTGCTGACCATCGCTTCAAGCCGGGTGTGACCTTTGACGATGTCCTTGGTCTCTACGTTTTCGACCGCAAACTGAGACTCTTCATCCTCGACGCCATCGAACGTATCGAGGTTGCCTTTCGTGCCCGCATGACCCAGGTGCTTGGCGAGAACTATGGAGCCCATGCCTACACTCTTCCAGCAATATTCGGCAACAAATATGGCCATGACTGGCTGCTGGACAATGTGCGCGAAAAGTGTAATGGCCGCAACGCCGAGCCCTTTCTGCAGCATTATCGACAGAAATACCGTGACCCGGAACTGCCGCCCGTGTGGATGGTCATGGAGGTTCTGACCTTCAAGGAGGTCTCCTATCTCTTTGCCCATTTGCGCCATAAAAAGGACAAACAAGCGGTCGCAGACTTCTGGGGATTACCTGTTCCGATTGCCGAATCCTGGTTTCGGGCGCTGTCCGACCTGAGAAACGTCTGCGCCCATCACGCCCGCACCTGGAACCGGGAGTTCGGAAGTCGACCGCGGATACCCAGAAAACCACCGGCGAACTGGCCGAACCTTTCCCCCTTGCCGAGAACAGGCATCGACCCGACGAAACGCCTCTACCATCTGCTCGTGGTCATTGAGTACATGCTGCGCCGAATCAATCCCGGCTCCAGCTGGCATCAGAGATTGTTTGAACTGATGGAGCAACACCCACATGTCAGTCGTGAACACATGGGCATGCCGGAGAATTGGTACAAAGAGAAATTCTGGAATCTGTAACAGCAGAATCTCAATCAGATGGGAATTTGACAATTGCCATGCAGAAAAAAACCAACTACACTGCCGGCAACAACACCCGCCACGCCTCTGCAGGTTTCGGCCTGACATGCGCACCCCGGCGGGTTACTTTTTATGGGGCTGGTGCTGAAAGTTGCCGGCCCCTGTTTTGTTTGCCCATCAAGGTACTTCCCGGATTCAAGAAGGCCAACCTCTCGATGAGCGGCAGGCGCTCTATCAGCGAATTGCCGAAGAGATTTGGGATGTGAACCGGTTGCGTGAAGAGGTGACAGAGTGAGAATGTCAGGCAGGGTATAACAAGGGAGGCCGCCAGGCTCCATGTTATATCCTGCCTTTAACAAGGGGCACCCGTTCTGCGGACAGAGGATTGTTGCGGGATATTTTCTGCTTGCCACAACCCAAAAAGGGAACTATAGTTCCTTTTATGGGAACGAAGAAGACGAGAACAACCAGTCTGGGCGATGCCCTGTTTACCAAGACCCAGCGCCAGGTTCTGGGGTTGCTGTTTGGCCACCCGGATCGGAGCTATTACGCCAAGGAAATTGTCAGACTGGCAGGGATGGGGGTTGGCAGTGTACACCGCGAACTTGAGAAACTCGCGGCCGCGGGCCTGCTGACCGTCAGGCAGGTCGGCAATCAGAAACATTACCAGGCCAACGAGAGATCACCGATCTTCGAAGAACTGAAGGGAATCGTGCGGAAGACGTTCGGTCTGGCGGACGTCCTGCGAGCGGCCCTGGCCCGTTGCGGGGACAGGATTGTTCTGGCCTTCATCTACGGGTCGGTTGCCAAAAGCACGGATCACGCCGGCAGCGATATCGACCTGCTGATCGTATCCGACGATTTGGCTTATTCCGAAGTGATGACCATTTTGGCTGATGCTGAAACCAGGTTGGGGCGAACGGTCAATCCGACCATCTACAGCCTCGAAGAGTTTCGGAGCAAAATGGCGGCTGACGACAGCTTTGTTGCCCGTGTTGTCCGGCAACCCAAAATCTTTTTGATCGGGTCGGAAGATGACGTTACCGCAGCTTGACAAGCTTGTTGCCATCGGGCAATTGAAGGATGGGGACAAAAAAAGAGGTGGCGGTGTGAGGCGTTACAAGCCGTATCCGAAATATAAAGATTCAGGGGTGGAGTGGCTGGGTGAAGTGCCTGAACATTGGGATATTAAACCACTTCTTGCTGTTTCTGTTGAGCGCAAAGTCAAGAATACAGGCAACATCGAAAATAATGTTCTCTCGCTCAGTTACGGGAAAATTATTAGGCGATCTGTTGACACGGATTTCGGCTTATTGCCAGCCTCGTTTGAAACCTACCAGATAATCGAGCCTGGAGATATAATCCTTCGTCTGACTGACCTACAGAACGACCAGCGAAGCTTGAGGACCGGGTGTGCAAAAGAGCGGGGCATAATCACATCTGCTTATCTTTGTTTGCGCCCTAGCAATTCGGTCGACTCTCGCTATCTGCATTATTTGCTACACGCCTACGATATCCAGAAGATTTTTTACAGCATGGGCGGTGGTGTTCGTCAGTCTATGGGGTTCGGCGACCTGCGGCGGTTGCCTGTGACAATTCCCGTCTCTGACGAACAACAAGCCATCGCCGCCTTTCTCGACCGCGAAACCGCGCGCATTGACGCGCTGATTGAGAAAAAGCAGCGCCTGATTGAGCTGCTGAAAGAAAAGCGCCAGGCCATCATCACCCAGGCCGTGACCAAGGGGCTTGACCCGAATGTGCCGATGAAGGATTCCGGGGTCGAGTGGTTGGGGGAGGTGCCGGCGCATTGGGAGGTTTTGCCACTTAAACGCTTAGTATCAAAAATAGTGTCAGGGACAAGCGTGAATGCTATAGATAAACCAGCCGAGAATGGAGAGTTGGCTGTTTTAAAAACCAGTTCTGTTTACTCTGGTAATTTTGAAGCAAACGAAAACAAAACGGTCGTTGAAGAAGATCTACACCGAGTAAGTTGCCCCGTCGTAAAAAATACCCTCATCGTCAGTAGAATGAACACCCCAAGCCTTGTTGGAGCGGCGGGTTATGTGAGCGACGACTACCCCAACATTTATCTTCCCGACCGTTTATGGATGGTTTTTTTTGATATATCAGTTGTTCCTCAATTTGTCCATTACTGGACAATGACATCAATTTACCGAACGCAAGTGGAGATGGTTTGTGCCGGCACAAGCTCTAGTATGCAAAACATCTCCCAAGGTGATTTTTTGGGATTCTATTTAGCCATACCTCCAAAAGCTGAACAGGGAAAAATCGTCGAGAGACTGACAAAACAATGCACACAAATCTGTAAATTGATTACAACTCTTGAATTTAGTGTCAATCTTCTCAAAGAACGCCGCGCCGCGCTCATCACGGCTGCTGTCACCGGCCAGATCGACGTCAGGGGGGAATAACTATGAGTCTGTCCGCCAGCCCGCACCACGAGGTTCACTTCGAAGACCACATCGTCGAGCAACTCGCCGCGCAGGGCTGGCTTGTCGGTGATGCCGGCAATTACGACCGTGTGCGGGCGCTCTATCCCGAAGATGTCATCGGCTATTTGAAAGACTCGCAGCCCGAAGCCTGGGCCAAACTGGAAAAGCTCAACGGCACCACCACCGAAAAAATCGTCCTCGACCGGCTGGTGAAGGCGCTGGAGAAGGACGGCACCCTCGAAGTCATCCGCCGGGGCGTCAACCTGGTCGGCGCCGGGCGGGTCATCCTCTGCCAGTCGCTGCCGGAGGACGATCGCAACGAGCAGGTCATCCAGCGCTACCAGGCCAACCGGCTGCGGGTGGTGCGCCAGCTCAAATACGCCCCCGACCGCGAGTGGTCGATTGATCTGGTCTTTTTCATCAACGGCATCCCGGTGGCCACGGCGGAACTGAAATCGGACTTCACCCAGTCGGTCGAGGACGCCATCCGCCAGTACCGCACCGACCGCAAACCGAAGGACCGGCAGAGCGGCCTGAGCTTCCCGCTTCTCACCTTCAAGCGCGGGGCGCTGGTGCACTTTGCCGTTTCGACCTCGGAAATCTACATGACCACCCGCCTGGCCGGGGCGAAAACGATCTTTCTCCCCTTCAACCGGGGCAACGACGGCGCGGCAGGCAACCCGCCGGCGCAGGACGGCACTTATGCGGTCAGCTACCTGTGGGAGCAGATTCTCCAGCCCGACAACTGGCTGCGCATCTTTCACCGCTTCATGCTGCTGGAGAGAAAGGAGAAGCAGCACGCCGACGGCCGGCCGTACATCGCCGAAACGATGGTCTTCCCCCGCTTCCACCAGTGGGAGGCGGTCACCGCGCTGATCGACACCGTGCGCGAAGAAGGTCCGGGACAGCGTTACCTGGTGCAGCACAGCGCCGGTTCCGGCAAGACCAACTCCATCTCCTGGACCTGCCACGAGCTGATTCGCCTGCGCCGGCCCGACGGCGGCAAGTATTTCGATTCGGTCATCGTCATCACCGACCGCACGGTGCTCGACGCCCAGTTGCAAGAGGCCATCCGGCAGATTGACCACCAGATGGGGGTGGTGCGGGCCATCGACCGCGAGGCGAGCCCGCTGCCGAAAAGCCGGCAGCTTGCCGAGGCACTGCAGCAGCGCACGCCGATCATCGTGGTGACCCTGCAGACCTTTCCCTACGCGATGGAGGCGATTCTCTCGGAAACCTCGCTCAAGGACCGGAACTTCGCCCTTGTGATCGACGAGGCGCACAGCTCGCAGACCGGCTCATCGGCCAGCAAACTGCGGGCGACGCTGGCGCTCGACAAGGACGAAGACCTGGCCAGCATGACCTCGGACGAAATCCTGCTGCGTCTGCAGGAGGTGAAAAAGTTTCCGCCCAATGTCTCCTACTTTGCCTTCACCGCGACGCCGAAACATTCGACCCTGACCCTGTTCGGCCGCCCGGCCGATCCGGGCAAGCCCCTGTCGAAGGAGAACCCGCCGCGTCCCTTCCACATCTACAGCATGCAGCAGGCAATCGAGGAAGGCTTCATTCTCGATGTGCTGCGCAATTACGTCTCCTACCGGGTGGCCTTCCGCCTGGGGCAGGCTTTCAAGGAAGACAAGCGGGTCGACGCCAAACAGGCGCGACGCAACCTGGCCAGGTGGCTGTCGCTGCATCCGACCAACGTGGCCCAGAAGGTGGAGCTGATCGTCGAGCATTTCCGCTCGACGGTGGCGCATCTGCTCAACGGTCAGGCCAAGGCGATGGTGGTGACCGGCTCGCGCGCTTCGGCGGTGAAGTACAAGCTGGCCTTCGACCGCTACGTCAAAGAGAAGGGCTACCAGGGCATCAGGGCGCTGGTCGCCTTTTCGGGCAAGGTCCCCGGCGGTCAGGTCGACGCGACGCTGGCGGGCGAGGAATTCGACGAGAACAACATGAATCCTGGTGTCAGGGGGCAGGATCTGCGCCGCGCCTTCGACACCGACCAGTATCAGGTGATGCTGGTCGCCAACAAGTTCCAGACCGGCTTCGACCAGCCGAAACTGGTGGCGATGTACGTCGACAAGAAGATCTCCGGGGTCGACGCGGTGCAGACCCTGAGCCGCCTCAACCGGATTTACCCGGGCAAGGACCGCACCTACGTGATCGACTTCGCCAACGATCCGCAGGAGATTCTCGCCGCCTTCCGGCTGTTCTACAAGGAGGCCCGCATCGAGGATGTCCAGGACCCGCACATCGTCTACGACATCAAGGAAACCCTCGACAAGGCGCTGATCTACACCCCGGAAGAGGTGGAGCGCTTCGGCGCGGAAATCACCCGGCCGGAGCCGCGCCAGGCCCAGTTGATGGCGATCACCGACCCGGCGACCCAGCGGTTCAACGGCCGGCTGAAGGAGCTGAACGAACAAATCGAGCAGCACGAGCGCGAATTCCAGCGCTGCCACGCGGCGGGTGACGAGGCCGCCGCCGCGGAAGCCGATCTCAAGCGCGGCGAGGCAACCAAAAAGCGAGATGCCCTGCTGAAGTTCAAGGAAAACCTGGGCAAGTTCGTGCGCATGTACGAATATATCGCCCAGCTGGTCGAGTTCGGCGATCCGGAACTGGAGGCCTTTGCCGGTTACGCCCGGCTGCTGCGCAACCGCCTGAAGAGCATCAATCCCGAGGAGATCGACCTGAAAGGGCTGCAGCTGACCCACTATGCCGTCCTGAACGACGGCAAGCTGGACGGGATCGCGGCGGAAAAGCAGGAGGACTGGGGCGTCCTGCGCCCGGTCACCGGGCTGGGCTCGGGTGAGCCGCGCGACCGGGAGCGGACCTTTCTTTCGGAGCTGATCGAAAAACTGAACGAACTGTTCGGTGAGGGAATCACCGACAAGGACAAGGTGATGTTCGCGGTGCACATCAGTGAAAAGCTGCGCGAGAACGAGACCGTCATGGCCCAGGTGCAGAACAATTCCCGCGAGCAGGCCCTGAAGGCCGACCTGCCCGAAGCCGCCACAGATGCCATCGTCGAAGCGCTGGCGTCCCACAAGTCAATTGCCGAGCGGTTACTCTCCGATGCTGGAGCACAAGACCTGTTCTATGGGTTGTTGTATGACATTCTAAAAAAGACAGATGCGGCCAAACTGCTACAGGAAAACCTGAAAACGGAAACCGCCTAAACAGGACGCCAGCGGCAGTTCAATCCGCGTTTCTCAATAACGTTCGGGCAAATAGACACCTTAGTGATTAAAGATGCCGCCGAACTTCTTCCGTAAAGCGAAGACCTGCTTCGGGAGCAGGGGGGGGGCGCTGGTTCGAATCCAGTCATCCCGACCACTACAACCACCTGATTCCTCAGGTTGACATAAGAAAGCCTAGCTATTTCACCGCGTCTCTTCGACGAACGATGAAAATAGCTAGGCTTTTTATTTAACTTGCGGCCCCGAAGGTAGACAAATCGGTACAGACGGGGGTCGCTCTAGGCGGACCTGATAGCTGGCAGACGATATTTGTCTGAGGCTGTTTTCTAGCTGGCTCCGGCTACCTTTGCAAACAACGTATCCTTGATGGAACGGATTTCGTCGACCACATCGCCCCCGATATCGAAAGGTGAAACCCCCTTGAGGTCCGCTTCCCTGACTACATCGCTCAGAGAGACCAGGCCCAACAGTTCGATATCCTGTAAGGCGCCGGTGATAAAGCGGCCATCGGCCTCGTCCCGTATTTTACTGCCGACGACGAAGGTATTCTTGATGCCTATATCGCCGGCCAGTCTCTTTATCTGCTCGGCGGTCTGAACACTTCTGCGGCCAGGCTCGACGACGATGATCAGGGCATCCACCGACTCTGCGGTCCCCCGGCCCAGATGCTCGATGCCGGCTTCCATGTCCATAATCACCACGTCGTCTCTCTCGATCAGCAGGTGCTTCATCAGCCTCCTGACCAGCGTATGCTCCGGACAGACACAGCCCGTACCGCCCTGCTCAACCGTCCCCATCGACAGCAGCCTCACCCCTGCGTGCTCCAGGCAGTACTTTTCCGGCAGATCGTCCACCTTGGGATTGAGGATGAAGTAGGAACCGCTGCCGCTTGCCTCGGTGCGCTTTTCGGCCTCCTCCTTCATTTTCGCAATCGGGGTTATCTTTCTGAATTCCGCCTCGGAGATGCCCAGGGCCGAGGCGAGGTTGGCATCCGGATCGGCATCGATGGCCAGAACGCGATGCCCTTCTGCGGCCAGAAGCCGCGCCAGCATCCCCGAGATGGTCGTCTTGCCGACCCCGCCTTTGCCGGTAACCGCTATTTTCATGGGAAAACCTCTTACAGTAAATCGGGGTCAGGGCCTGTGCGCCCTGACCCCGATGGTTGAAAAATCAGATTCCTAATCCCTGACGTCTTTCCTTGATCACATCAAACAACTTGTCCGCAGCCTTCACAGGATCGGTTTCGACGATGAAGTAACCGCCCAGGGCCTCCTTCGCCGTTTCGGTCAGAAACTTCACGACTTCGCTCGAACCCGTGATCTGAGGGGTGATTCCGATGTGGGTCGGAAGGCCCAGAGCGACGCTCCAGGTGCCGATGGCCACCGCCTTCTCGGACATCGCCTCGGGGGCCGAAGCGACCAAGGGCAGCTTGTCCAGGTCGACTCCCAGCTTGTCGGCTATGGCCACGGCGACATTGGCCGCCCTGGTGGTATCGACGCAGGATCCCATGTGCAGCACCAGCGGCAGGGGGCCTTCGAGGCCGGCGGCCTGGCCGACGGCGGTCAGGACCCCTTTGAGCCCGTCCCCGGCGTAGGCTTCAGTGGCCTCCTGGGTCATTAGACCGTTCTTGGCGAAGGCCCCGGAGGCGCAGCCGGTGGCCAAGATCATGACGTTGTTCCGCGCCAGCTCCTTGGCGATGGTCATGAAGTTGTTGTCCTGGGTTGCCCGCGGATTGCCACAGCCCACGAAGAGGGCAATGCCCTGGATGCTGCCGTCGACGATGTTGTCGATGATCGGTTTCAGGGGATCCTCGGCGTTGAGCTTGCTCAGGGCCCCGATGAGGGCTTCGGCGCTGAATCCGGCAATGGCGGTCTGCTTGTGGTTCGGAATATGGACCGGACTGGAGCCCCGCTTCTTAAATGCTTCGATGGCCAGTTCGACAGTTTTCCGCGCATCTTCGAGGGCGGTTTTTTCCTGGAACTGGATATGAGTTGCGCCGGGGATCTTGTTCTCGGCCATGGTGGTGATGACCTCGGTGTGGTAACACTCGCTGATCTTGGCCACCGAAGGCATGATGCACTGCACATCGACCACCAGGGCGTCGACGGCACCGGTGACCAGGGCGAGCTCCTGGGAGAGGTAGTTGGTCGCCAGGGGGATGTTGTGGCGCATCATGACCTCGTTACCGGTACAGCAGATGCCGACGATATTGATCCCTTCCTTGGCACCGGCCTTCTTCGCCTCTTCGTTCATGCCGATGGCCACGTCGCAGACGACTTCGCTCAGCAGAGGATTGTGCCCGTGCAAGGCGATATTGACCGCATCCTCCTTCAGCACCCCGAGGTTCGCCGAGCTGATGACCGGCTGGGGCGTGCCGAAGAGGGCATCGGAGAGCTCGGTAGCCATATACATGCCGGTATAGTCGGCGAGGGCCCCCTTGATTCCGCCGAGCAGGAGGTTGACCGGGTCGGCATCGCAGCCGACGTGGGTACGTCCCATGATCTGGGTGACAACAGCATCGATGTTATGCGGCATGACCCCGAGCTGGACCAATCTGTCGACGCGCTCTTCGGTCATGGTTTCCTTGGCCCAGTTGCAGGGGATGGAGGCCTGCTGGCGCGAGAAATCGTCCAGGGTCGCTGTGGCGACCTCCCTGGCGATCTGCTTGATATCCTTACCCTCAGGGGCGAGATGGAGGCGTTCGGCGATCCTCCTGAGTTTATCTTTGTCCTTGATGCTGTAGGCCGGAGCGTGGTCGTCGGCGACCTCCAGCAGGCACAGAGCGATATGGCGGCCATGCTCGGAGTGGGCCGCAGCCCCGGCGGCCATCATCCGGATCAGGTTCCGGGCCACGATGGTATGAGCATCAGCGCCGCAGACCCCTCTTTGCGGTCCATTACCAAAGGGATCGATGCGGCAGGGCCCCTTCCAGCAGAGGCGACAGCAGACACCCAGCTCGCCGAATCCGCAATGGGGCTTCATCGCTTCATAGCGATCCCAGACCGTTTCAATGCCCTCTTTCTTGGCGACCTCAAGCAACTCATTGGCGGAAGCATCGATGGTTTTCTGATGGCTCATGGCATTACCTTTCGAATGAGATATGTTTCTGGGTTTGCGCAAGCTCTCTGGCCCTGGCGGCATGGAGCTTTCGGCGATACTCATCGATATCGACCAGCATGATGGCGCCGGTAGGACAGGCTTCAACACAGGCGCAAGAGCCCCCTTCACTTTGCATCGCCGTCCCGATGCAGAGGTCGCACTTTTTCGCGACCCCCCGGTTGGTGCGGCCATCAGTCTCCCCACTCTCATCGGTCTTTACCGTGATGGCGCCGAAGGGACAGACCATGACGCAGAGCTTGCAACCGACGCAGCTGCCCTCTTCGATCTTCACATGACTGCCGTCCTGAAGGATCGCCCCGGTCGGGCAGGCGTGGGCACAGGGCGCATCCTCGCATTGCCGGCATTGCATGGGAACAATG
It encodes the following:
- the lspA gene encoding signal peptidase II, translating into MMPPLRYRILAVIGALVVGLDQWSKQVIVGSFDLYQSLTVVENFFHITYVRNRGAAFGMLADSPLRVPFFIGVTLVACGIIVGYLHRLADDRKLAATALALIFGGAIGNLIDRVSLGEVIDFIDVHWYQHHWPAFNIADSAICVGVGLLLLDMWRHDRKGARETKEEGS
- a CDS encoding HsdM family class I SAM-dependent methyltransferase, yielding MNLQNQANFIWSVADLLRGDFKRSDFGRIILPFTLLRRLECVLEPTREAVLKRYDELKESGLDLDAILPKVAGQRFYNVSRYTLANVGETETRANLEDYIARFSSNARACFDYFNFTTWLDRLAEANLLYLVVQRFAGIDLHPDVVSNHEMGLIFEELIRRFAESANDTAGEYFTPRDVVRLATTLVFAPDHEVLTGEGVIRTIYDPCCGTGGFLASGIEQVHEWNDKARIVPYGQELNPESYAIAMADMLVKGYDPKNIKFGNTLSDDQLPLERFNYCLANPPFGVDWKKVQKAVTDEHQIKGFDGRFGPGLPRVSDGSLLFLMHLISKRRFEDGGTRIGIVLNGSPLFTGGAGSGESEIRRWILENDWLEAIVALPTDLFYNTGIATYIWILSNHKDPRRKGKVQLINATELWTPMRKSLGSKRRYISDEQIAIIARQFADFEESETSKIFNTTDFGYRRITVERPLQLAFHPRDELRLEALQADKVWGKLDEERQQALLNALEQLEEKYLSRDQFFKAVTAALGGKLAAPEKKLLQKHLGEHDPEAEYCKAKGAFEPNPDLRDYENVPLSESVADYFAREVVPHVPDAWIDESKRDPKDGAVGIVGYEINFNRYFYKYVPPRPLEEIDAELRQVEREIQDLLREVTE
- a CDS encoding Abi family protein, which produces MNQFNKAPLTIDEQLELWQSRGLNVPDPERARRYLSVISYYRLSAYSRPFQSADHRFKPGVTFDDVLGLYVFDRKLRLFILDAIERIEVAFRARMTQVLGENYGAHAYTLPAIFGNKYGHDWLLDNVREKCNGRNAEPFLQHYRQKYRDPELPPVWMVMEVLTFKEVSYLFAHLRHKKDKQAVADFWGLPVPIAESWFRALSDLRNVCAHHARTWNREFGSRPRIPRKPPANWPNLSPLPRTGIDPTKRLYHLLVVIEYMLRRINPGSSWHQRLFELMEQHPHVSREHMGMPENWYKEKFWNL
- a CDS encoding nucleotidyltransferase domain-containing protein, translated to MGTKKTRTTSLGDALFTKTQRQVLGLLFGHPDRSYYAKEIVRLAGMGVGSVHRELEKLAAAGLLTVRQVGNQKHYQANERSPIFEELKGIVRKTFGLADVLRAALARCGDRIVLAFIYGSVAKSTDHAGSDIDLLIVSDDLAYSEVMTILADAETRLGRTVNPTIYSLEEFRSKMAADDSFVARVVRQPKIFLIGSEDDVTAA
- a CDS encoding restriction endonuclease subunit S; its protein translation is MTLPQLDKLVAIGQLKDGDKKRGGGVRRYKPYPKYKDSGVEWLGEVPEHWDIKPLLAVSVERKVKNTGNIENNVLSLSYGKIIRRSVDTDFGLLPASFETYQIIEPGDIILRLTDLQNDQRSLRTGCAKERGIITSAYLCLRPSNSVDSRYLHYLLHAYDIQKIFYSMGGGVRQSMGFGDLRRLPVTIPVSDEQQAIAAFLDRETARIDALIEKKQRLIELLKEKRQAIITQAVTKGLDPNVPMKDSGVEWLGEVPAHWEVLPLKRLVSKIVSGTSVNAIDKPAENGELAVLKTSSVYSGNFEANENKTVVEEDLHRVSCPVVKNTLIVSRMNTPSLVGAAGYVSDDYPNIYLPDRLWMVFFDISVVPQFVHYWTMTSIYRTQVEMVCAGTSSSMQNISQGDFLGFYLAIPPKAEQGKIVERLTKQCTQICKLITTLEFSVNLLKERRAALITAAVTGQIDVRGE